TTCATTTTATTAAAAACACCTTTTCTACCTATTATGTTAATATCAAAGAATCTTTCTTTAGAAAAAGCTGCTTCTATTTTAAATATTTCATCTCTTACTTTCAGATTTATTTTGTGTTTATATACAACCATACCATTTCCTATACCACCAAGATCATCTTTAATTCCTTTTTCAATATCTAAACCTATTTTTTCTCCCAACTCTCTTGTAAATAGAGATATACTTGCTCCACTATCTAATAGGGCATATATATCCCATCTTTTTCTACCATAACCTACAGAAACTGGTATCATAGGAAATGTTTTTCCATCTC
The Actinomycetota bacterium DNA segment above includes these coding regions:
- a CDS encoding retropepsin-like domain-containing protein, which codes for MVEYRFPYKLRDGKTFPMIPVSVGYGRKRWDIYALLDSGASISLFTRELGEKIGLDIEKGIKDDLGGIGNGMVVYKHKINLKVRDEIFKIEAAFSKERFFDINIIGRKGVFNKMNITFICDKEIILDII